In Ovis aries strain OAR_USU_Benz2616 breed Rambouillet chromosome 13, ARS-UI_Ramb_v3.0, whole genome shotgun sequence, the following are encoded in one genomic region:
- the LOC101103383 gene encoding heterogeneous nuclear ribonucleoproteins A2/B1-like, producing MEKTVKSVPVKREKKENEQIRKLFTGGLSSDTTEERLKNYYQQWGELTDCVVIGGLASQKSRGFGFVTFSSMAEVEAAMAARPHSVDGRVVDPKRAVAREKSEKQGSLVTVKKLFVGGIKEDTEEHHLREYFEKYGKIDAIEIITDRQSGKKRGFGFVIFDDYDPVDKIVLQKYHTINGHRADVGKALSRQETQEIRGSRRRKGGPFGFSVSSSGGGNLGRGPGTKFTGEADGYGNGPGSRDGCHGYGGGPGGGNFGGYPCYGGGNFGGYPCYGGGGGEYGGRGPGYGNQWEFSGGGYGNNFGNYDQQPSNYGPMRNGIFGVGRNIAAPYGGENYGPRGNGGSGGYGGGNGY from the coding sequence ATGGAAAAAACTGTGAAATCTGTTCCtgtgaagagggaaaagaaagaaaacgaaCAAATCCGTAAACTCTTCACTGGTGGCTTGAGCTCTGACACCACAGAAGAAAGGCTGAAGAACTACTACCAGCAGTGGGGAGAACTCACAGACTGTGTGGTCATAGGGGGCCTTGCCAGTCAAAAATCGAGAGGGTTTGGTTTTGTTACTTTCTCCTCCATGGCTGAGGTGGAGGCAGCCATGGCGGCCAGACCTCATTCCGTTGATGGGAGAGTGGTTGACCCCAAACGTGCTGTTGCGAGAGAGAAATCTGAAAAACAGGGGTCGCTTGTCACTGTGAAGAAGCTGTTCGTTGGTGGAATTAAGGAAGATACCGAGGAGCATCATCTTAGAGAGTACTTTGAGAAATATGGAAAAATCGATGCCATTGAGATCATTACTGAtaggcagtcaggcaagaaaagaggCTTTGGATTTGTGATTTTTGATGACTATGATCCCGTGGATAAGATAGTGTTGCAGAAATACCATACCATCAATGGTCATCGTGCAGATGTCGGGAAAGCTTTGTCGAGACAGGAAACGCAGGAAATTCGAGGTtctagaaggagaaaaggaggtcCTTTTGGTTTTAGTGTTTCTTCTAGTGGGGGTGGAAATTTAGGACGAGGGCCAGGAACTAAATTTACAGGAGAAGCTGATGGATATGGAAATGGTCCCGGATCTAGGGATGGCTGTCATGGGTATGGAGGAGGACCTGGAGGTGGGAATTTTGGAGGTTACCCTTGTTATGGAGGTGGGAATTTTGGAGGTTACCCTTGttatggaggaggaggtggagaatATGGTGGTCGAGGTCCTGGGTATGGCAACCAGTGGGAATTCTCTGGAGGTGGTTATGGCAATAATTTTGGAAATTACGACCAGCAACCTTCTAATTATGGCCCAATGAGGAATGGAATCTTTGGTGTTGGCAGGAACATAGCAGCCCCATACGGTGGAGAAAATTATGGCCCAAGAGGCAATGGAGGAAGTGGGGGCTATGGAGGGGGAAATGGGTATTGA